The following are encoded together in the bacterium genome:
- a CDS encoding CBS domain-containing protein → MLVRDRMTTSVCTVSPDTPLERALMLIRSRHIRSLPVLQQGRLVGIVTLTDLMRAQPPPATFLRRLEIPALMQDAQVHEVMTPSPETVSPETPLEEAAVCMRRRKIGGLPVVKNGVLVGIVTESDIFDAFIELLGVRWPSYRLTLDVDDGAAALPNITAVFFTLGLPLYSVSTYSAEQGRFEVVMRVGRAIPLTSLVNALKERGLEIVHAADGGRVVIDLARVGA, encoded by the coding sequence ATGCTGGTTCGCGACCGGATGACCACCAGCGTCTGTACCGTCTCTCCCGACACACCATTGGAGCGCGCCCTGATGTTGATACGCAGCCGGCACATTCGCAGCCTGCCGGTGCTCCAGCAGGGCCGTCTCGTGGGGATCGTCACTTTGACCGACCTGATGCGCGCCCAACCTCCGCCGGCCACGTTCTTGAGGCGGTTGGAGATCCCCGCGCTCATGCAAGACGCGCAGGTGCACGAGGTAATGACGCCGTCTCCCGAGACCGTAAGCCCCGAAACCCCGCTAGAAGAGGCCGCCGTCTGCATGCGCCGGCGCAAAATCGGTGGGCTGCCCGTAGTAAAGAACGGGGTCCTGGTGGGGATCGTCACCGAGAGCGATATCTTCGATGCGTTCATTGAGCTGCTGGGAGTTCGGTGGCCCTCGTACCGACTCACCTTGGATGTCGACGATGGCGCAGCCGCCCTGCCCAACATCACGGCAGTCTTCTTCACCCTCGGGCTTCCGCTATATAGCGTGTCCACCTATTCCGCCGAGCAAGGGCGGTTTGAAGTAGTGATGCGCGTCGGGCGGGCGATCCCGCTCACAAGTCTGGTTAACGCTCTAAAGGAGCGAGGTCTCGAGATCGTTCACGCCGCCGATGGCGGCAGGGTCGTCATCGACCTTGCGCGCGTGGGGGCATGA